One genomic segment of Vibrio fluvialis includes these proteins:
- a CDS encoding LysR family transcriptional regulator, whose translation MLTRSDDLEILITVVDSGSFSQAAEVMDVQVAKVSRAVSRLEQQLGITILNRTTRRLELTEEGKRFVESVRSGLQHLRQAEEDIVSRGELPKGELRVDAASPFMLHQLVPLVREFHAAYPDIELELTSNEGFVDLLEKRTDVAIRIGKLSDSTLHARPLGKSALYVVASPDYLARRGFPASPPELHHHDIVGFTSPRTLNIWPLHGVEFIEPTIACSSGETVRQLVIAGNGIACLSGFMVKEDIAAGRLVALLDSHRKLHSDRELINAVYYKSSNVARRISAFIDFIQPKFTL comes from the coding sequence ATGCTGACTCGTTCGGACGATTTGGAAATTCTCATCACCGTGGTCGATAGCGGCAGCTTTTCACAGGCGGCTGAGGTGATGGATGTGCAGGTGGCGAAAGTGTCGCGTGCCGTTAGTCGGCTTGAGCAGCAACTGGGCATCACAATTTTAAACCGCACTACGCGGCGGCTGGAACTGACCGAAGAGGGCAAACGCTTTGTGGAATCGGTACGCTCCGGGCTGCAACATCTGCGCCAGGCGGAAGAAGACATTGTTTCGCGCGGCGAGTTACCCAAAGGCGAATTGCGCGTCGATGCTGCCAGCCCATTTATGCTGCATCAACTGGTGCCGTTGGTGCGTGAGTTTCATGCAGCGTATCCGGATATTGAGCTGGAACTGACCTCCAATGAAGGCTTTGTCGATTTGCTGGAAAAGCGTACCGATGTGGCGATTCGTATCGGAAAGCTCAGTGATTCAACCCTGCATGCCCGGCCGTTGGGTAAGAGCGCGCTGTATGTGGTGGCGTCACCGGATTATCTCGCCCGGCGCGGATTTCCAGCCTCGCCGCCAGAGCTGCATCACCACGATATTGTCGGTTTTACGTCGCCGCGCACGTTAAATATCTGGCCGCTGCATGGGGTTGAGTTCATTGAGCCGACCATCGCTTGCAGCAGTGGGGAAACGGTGCGTCAGTTAGTCATCGCGGGCAACGGTATTGCTTGTCTGTCGGGCTTTATGGTCAAAGAGGACATCGCGGCTGGTCGTTTGGTCGCCCTGCTGGATTCGCACCGCAAGCTGCATTCCGACCGGGAACTGATCAACGCGGTGTACTACAAGTCATCCAATGTGGCGCGCCGTATTTCGGCCTTTATCGATTTCATCCAGCCTAAGTTCACTCTCTGA
- a CDS encoding alkene reductase, giving the protein MTDALFQPLQVGRFRLANRIVMPPMTRSRASQPGDVANDLMATYYAQRASAGLIIGEGTQISPMGKGYAWTPGIYSDEQIAGWRKVTDAVHAEGGLMFAQLWHVGRVTHPDNIGGEQPISASAIKAENVKVFIDNGTDAPGFVDVVKPREMTHNDIQHVVAQFGQAAKNALLAGFDGIELHAANGYLINQFIDSQSNHRTDEYGGSLTNRLRFLDEVVTALCDAIGADRVGVRLAPLTTLNGTVDDHPEETYVAAAKLLNQHDIAYLHIAEADWEDAPLMPQDFKRALRDVFSGAIIYAGKYTAERAEQAVQSGLADLIGFGRPFVANPDLPSRIQLGQPWAKHDPDTLFGGAGKGLIDYPTYSAA; this is encoded by the coding sequence ATGACCGACGCTCTATTTCAACCACTGCAAGTGGGCCGCTTTCGTTTAGCCAACCGTATTGTCATGCCGCCGATGACGCGTTCGCGTGCTTCGCAGCCGGGTGATGTTGCCAATGACTTGATGGCAACTTATTACGCCCAACGTGCCAGCGCGGGCTTAATCATTGGTGAAGGCACACAGATTTCACCGATGGGTAAAGGCTATGCCTGGACACCGGGCATCTACAGTGACGAACAAATCGCTGGTTGGCGCAAAGTGACCGACGCCGTGCACGCCGAAGGCGGCCTGATGTTCGCGCAATTGTGGCATGTTGGCCGCGTGACGCACCCGGATAACATCGGTGGCGAGCAGCCGATTTCAGCGTCGGCCATCAAAGCGGAAAACGTCAAAGTGTTCATCGATAACGGCACCGATGCACCGGGATTTGTCGATGTGGTTAAGCCGCGTGAAATGACACACAATGACATCCAACACGTGGTGGCTCAGTTTGGTCAGGCGGCCAAAAATGCGTTGCTGGCGGGCTTTGACGGCATTGAACTGCACGCGGCGAACGGTTACCTGATCAACCAATTCATTGACTCACAATCGAACCATCGCACCGATGAATACGGTGGCAGCTTAACCAACCGCCTGCGCTTTTTGGACGAAGTGGTGACTGCGCTGTGTGACGCGATTGGCGCGGATCGCGTCGGCGTTCGGCTGGCGCCCCTGACCACGCTCAATGGTACGGTGGATGATCACCCGGAAGAAACGTACGTGGCGGCAGCCAAACTGCTCAACCAGCACGATATTGCCTATCTGCACATTGCTGAAGCCGACTGGGAAGATGCGCCGCTGATGCCACAAGACTTCAAACGTGCACTGCGCGATGTGTTCTCTGGCGCGATCATTTATGCCGGCAAATACACCGCAGAACGCGCGGAACAAGCAGTGCAATCGGGCTTGGCTGATTTGATTGGCTTTGGTCGTCCGTTTGTCGCCAACCCAGATTTGCCTTCACGCATTCAGTTGGGGCAGCCGTGGGCGAAACACGACCCAGACACCCTGTTTGGCGGCGCCGGGAAAGGATTGATCGACTACCCAACCTACAGCGCCGCGTAA